The following are encoded in a window of Brevibacillus ruminantium genomic DNA:
- a CDS encoding DUF3238 domain-containing protein: protein MLRWWRKRSSRNKARMPEAIRWLPVVKYEQEISVDFIKRQLVAFANTGKTGLKVTRPDSKPQYKEGKASAEGIVVENESWSENEESFGEF, encoded by the coding sequence ATGCTTCGCTGGTGGCGGAAGCGATCAAGCCGTAACAAAGCGCGAATGCCGGAAGCGATTCGGTGGTTACCAGTTGTTAAATACGAGCAGGAAATCTCGGTAGATTTTATCAAAAGGCAGTTGGTAGCATTCGCTAATACAGGAAAAACAGGGCTTAAAGTGACGCGACCGGACAGTAAACCTCAATACAAAGAAGGAAAAGCATCGGCAGAAGGAATTGTTGTAGAGAATGAGTCGTGGAGTGAAAACGAGGAGTCATTTGGTGAATTTTAG
- a CDS encoding IS3 family transposase, with protein sequence MCLVHKFRYGYRKITALLRREMQVNHKRVQRIMREKGLQCTDC encoded by the coding sequence TTGTGCCTCGTACATAAATTTCGCTATGGATACCGAAAAATCACAGCGCTTTTACGCCGAGAGATGCAAGTGAATCATAAACGAGTGCAACGGATCATGAGGGAAAAAGGCTTGCAATGTACCGACTGCTGA
- a CDS encoding acyltransferase family protein produces the protein MPKPLNSNGHYMPGLDGLRALAVFAVIIYHLNVNWAPGGLLGVGVFFVLSGYLITDILLAQWKRNGRLDWKDFWVRRMRRLMPAMLVMVSVVMAWIALFDRSQLSALRGDVLSALLYVNNWWRIFHEVSYFSSFGPPSPFGHFWSLAVEEQFYLIWPLLLVIGLRFAPQRWRLLGMTLALALVSALIMALLYEPGTDPSRVYYGTDTRAFALLIGAALAMIWPSRKLSVKAAPQARLILDSIGVAGLVTIVVMIWLTDQYDSFLYQGGFVLLSISSALVVAVLAHPVSRLGKALGWKPLRWLGVRSYGIYLWHYPLIVLTSPTVNTDGTSIVRSILQVGASVVLAALSWRFIEEPIRNGGLGKAWKQMRAQKKQRERVQISRKIASVCKLLVLLMSLVSITSCASGPTAGSVPHDTGDLQTDGTASPYPDQNGAARPDAERPGLDGTKQPEGVSEPNNSKESVETPKPDTGQGVTAIGDSVMLDIAPYLQDLLPGITIDGKVGRQMSQAKEVIDQLKSKGRLGDVVIIELGTNGTFSEKTLVTLLHSLENVQQIVLVNTRVPRPWERDVNSTLEEAVKQFSNVTLVDWYSASAGKDSYFTQDGVHLIEEGAKAYASLVAEAIKP, from the coding sequence ATGCCTAAGCCGCTGAACAGCAATGGCCACTACATGCCTGGCCTGGACGGACTGAGAGCGCTTGCCGTGTTTGCCGTCATTATCTATCACCTCAATGTCAACTGGGCGCCAGGGGGATTGCTAGGAGTCGGCGTGTTTTTCGTATTGTCCGGGTACCTTATCACGGACATCCTCCTTGCCCAATGGAAAAGGAACGGACGACTGGATTGGAAGGATTTTTGGGTAAGACGGATGCGGCGCCTAATGCCTGCGATGCTCGTCATGGTTTCGGTTGTCATGGCATGGATCGCGCTATTTGATCGTTCCCAACTGTCGGCGCTGCGTGGGGATGTGCTGTCGGCGTTGCTGTACGTCAATAACTGGTGGCGTATCTTTCATGAGGTTTCGTACTTCTCGAGTTTCGGTCCGCCCTCCCCTTTCGGCCACTTCTGGTCGCTCGCAGTGGAGGAGCAATTCTACCTGATCTGGCCGCTGCTTCTCGTTATCGGACTTCGCTTCGCGCCGCAGCGATGGCGGCTTCTCGGGATGACTCTCGCACTCGCGTTAGTATCAGCGCTAATTATGGCGCTGCTTTACGAGCCGGGCACAGATCCGAGCCGAGTTTACTACGGTACAGATACGAGAGCATTCGCCTTGCTCATCGGAGCCGCACTCGCTATGATTTGGCCGAGCCGCAAGCTCTCCGTAAAGGCTGCACCACAAGCGCGCCTGATTCTTGATAGCATTGGAGTGGCCGGCCTAGTGACAATTGTGGTCATGATATGGCTGACCGATCAGTACGACAGTTTTCTTTACCAAGGCGGATTTGTACTTTTGTCCATCTCCTCGGCCTTAGTCGTGGCGGTGCTCGCCCATCCCGTAAGCCGGCTGGGCAAAGCATTGGGCTGGAAACCGCTGCGGTGGCTTGGTGTTCGTTCTTACGGCATTTATCTTTGGCATTATCCGTTGATCGTACTGACTAGTCCGACGGTAAACACCGACGGAACCAGTATTGTGCGCAGCATATTGCAGGTAGGAGCCAGTGTTGTACTCGCCGCGTTATCGTGGCGGTTTATCGAGGAGCCAATTCGCAACGGCGGTTTAGGGAAAGCATGGAAGCAGATGCGTGCTCAGAAAAAGCAGAGGGAGCGGGTACAGATCAGCCGTAAAATCGCTTCGGTATGCAAGCTGCTCGTATTGTTGATGTCTTTGGTCAGCATAACCAGCTGTGCATCCGGCCCGACGGCTGGCTCGGTTCCGCACGACACAGGTGACCTTCAAACGGACGGGACAGCTTCGCCGTACCCCGATCAAAACGGTGCTGCCCGGCCCGACGCCGAACGTCCGGGACTTGACGGCACGAAGCAGCCAGAGGGGGTATCGGAGCCAAACAACTCGAAAGAATCCGTTGAGACACCTAAGCCGGATACGGGGCAAGGAGTGACTGCAATCGGTGACTCAGTTATGCTCGACATTGCCCCTTATCTACAAGACCTTCTTCCAGGCATCACGATCGACGGCAAAGTCGGCCGACAGATGTCTCAAGCTAAGGAAGTAATTGATCAGCTCAAGTCGAAGGGCCGGCTAGGCGACGTTGTCATCATCGAGCTCGGGACGAATGGTACGTTCTCGGAAAAGACACTCGTTACGCTGCTGCATTCGCTCGAAAACGTTCAGCAAATTGTGCTTGTAAACACCCGCGTGCCGCGTCCGTGGGAACGTGATGTCAATTCGACCTTGGAAGAGGCGGTGAAACAGTTCTCCAACGTGACGCTCGTTGATTGGTACTCAGCTAGCGCAGGCAAAGATTCATATTTCACACAGGACGGGGTCCATCTTATTGAGGAAGGTGCAAAGGCATATGCTTCGCTGGTGGCGGAAGCGATCAAGCCGTAA
- a CDS encoding RsiV family protein, with product MSEQLEQLKRKYKNTPIPNELDFVVKKALKQKKKRHVIMIKRFTGVGAAAVILLITGINTSPAFAKTLSDVPLVGSFVKVLTFTEFKVDDETAKTEIKVPAITNMENKTLEATLNNKYLEESKKLYNDFMVEMEELKNNGGGHVGVKSGYDVKTDNEQILAIGRYVVSTVNGYSQYTYDTIDKKNQLLITLPSLFKDDSYINLISENIKEQMKQQMQADSDKTYWVEGPMSFETIAKDQGFYINNEGKLVICFDKYEAAPGYMGPVEFIIPTDVIADALVSREYIK from the coding sequence ATGAGCGAACAGCTGGAACAATTGAAACGAAAATATAAGAATACGCCTATCCCCAATGAATTGGATTTTGTTGTGAAGAAAGCGCTCAAGCAAAAAAAGAAAAGACATGTGATCATGATAAAGAGGTTTACAGGGGTCGGGGCTGCGGCGGTTATTCTATTGATAACAGGGATTAATACGAGTCCTGCCTTTGCAAAAACCTTATCGGATGTGCCGTTGGTCGGTTCGTTTGTTAAGGTGCTCACTTTTACAGAATTTAAAGTAGATGATGAGACGGCCAAAACCGAAATAAAAGTACCTGCCATTACGAATATGGAAAATAAAACATTAGAAGCTACTCTAAACAACAAATACCTGGAAGAAAGCAAAAAACTTTACAATGATTTCATGGTGGAAATGGAAGAATTAAAGAATAATGGCGGGGGGCATGTAGGTGTAAAAAGCGGTTATGATGTCAAAACCGACAATGAGCAGATCCTTGCGATTGGCAGATATGTTGTAAGTACGGTTAATGGTTACTCCCAATATACTTATGACACGATCGACAAGAAAAATCAACTTTTGATTACCTTGCCGAGTTTATTTAAAGATGACAGCTATATCAACCTGATCAGCGAAAATATTAAGGAACAGATGAAACAGCAGATGCAGGCAGACTCCGACAAGACCTATTGGGTAGAAGGTCCAATGAGTTTTGAAACCATCGCCAAAGATCAAGGCTTTTATATTAATAATGAAGGAAAATTAGTCATTTGCTTTGATAAATACGAAGCCGCTCCAGGGTATATGGGCCCGGTGGAATTCATCATACCGACCGATGTGATTGCCGATGCATTAGTAAGCAGGGAATACATCAAATAA
- a CDS encoding sigma-70 family RNA polymerase sigma factor: protein MDRKVEKLLTRFIAENKENVYRLAFSYVKNAENALDIVQDSIHKALSSSATLESEGAMKSWFYRIVVNTSLDFLRKQKRIQLVDDKTLELHGPTSEDAYPDIDLEKALEELPHAFRTVVVLRYFEDLKIEEIAEVMNENTNTIKTRLYQALRKLRIKMSNEILEVK from the coding sequence ATGGATAGGAAGGTAGAAAAATTACTTACTCGTTTTATTGCAGAAAACAAGGAGAATGTGTATCGATTAGCTTTTAGTTATGTAAAGAATGCAGAAAATGCACTGGATATTGTTCAGGACTCTATTCATAAGGCTTTGTCATCTTCCGCAACCTTAGAATCTGAAGGGGCGATGAAAAGCTGGTTTTACAGGATCGTGGTGAATACATCGCTCGATTTCCTGAGAAAACAAAAGAGGATTCAACTTGTAGATGACAAGACGTTGGAGTTACACGGCCCTACAAGCGAAGACGCTTATCCTGACATTGACCTGGAGAAGGCTTTGGAAGAATTGCCGCATGCCTTTCGGACAGTTGTCGTACTTAGATATTTTGAGGATTTAAAAATTGAAGAAATCGCGGAAGTCATGAACGAAAACACCAATACCATAAAAACACGGTTGTATCAAGCACTCCGCAAACTCCGAATTAAAATGAGCAATGAAATTTTGGAGGTAAAGTAA